The following is a genomic window from Petrotoga sp. 9PW.55.5.1.
GGAGGATGTTTCTTGGATAGCTTTGCTGTTTCAAAAAAAGAATTAACGATTATTGAATATCAATTAGGACGCCCTGTAAATAACGTAGTAGAAGTAGTTAAAAGGTGTAGTTATGGTTATCCACAAGTAATACAAAGTTATCCATTGAAAGATAATAAGCCTTTTCCTACCCTGTACTGGTTGACGTGTCCATTCTTAGTTGAAAAGGTTTCAAAATTAGAATCTGAACAAAAGATAAGGGAGTTTGAAAAAAATATTCAAGAAGACAATAAATTAAAAATCAAGTTATTGTTGGTTCATAAGCAGGAAATAGAAAAAAGATTAAAGTTATTGGGTAACAAAATAGATGAACTACCCCAGAGTATGACATTTGTCTTGAAAGAGACAGGTATAGGTGGAACAAAAAACTTTTCTAATCTTAAGTGTTTGCACCTTCACTATGCTTCTTTTTTGGCTGGTGAAGATAATCCAATTGGTAAAATGGTAAATGACGATATATTAGATTATGAGTGTAGTGATATAAGATGTGACATAAGAGGTGATACAAAAAATTGATAGATAGGTCAATCTTAAAGAACTTACCTAAAAAACCAGGTGTTTATTTATTTAAAAACAGTAAAGGAAATCCTATATATATTGGTAAAGCAAAAAATTTAAAAAATAGGGTTTCCTCTTATTTTAATAAAAAAAGTTATGTGGGTAATGAAAAAACTTATGAAATGATGCAAAATGCCGAAAACTTAGATTATATAGTAACTTCAAATGAAAACCAAGCTTTTATATTGGAAGCGAATTTGATTTATACCCATAAACCAAAATATAATATTTTACTTAAAGATACTAGAACTTATCCGTATATATTAGTATCAGATGAAAAATATCCAAAAATAAAGTATGTTCGAACTAAGAAAGAGGAAAAAGGTAGATATTTCGGCCCTTATGCAGATGTTAGATTTGTAAAAGACGTAATTGAAGTAATTCAAAGTGTATACAAAGTTCGAAGTTGTGACAGAGATCTGTTAAGAAAAAGCAAACCCTGCTTTTTATATCATTTGGGTAGATGTTATGGACCTTGCTACAACGATGTTAATGAAAGTACATACAATGCTTCAGTTGAAAAGGTAATAAAGTTTTTATCTGGTGACATTAACGAAGTAAAAGACTATCTCCAAAAGATGATGAGAGAATATTCCAAGATAAAAAATTATGAGAAAGCTGCACAGATGAGAGATACCTTGTTCAAATTAGAGAGTTTATTTGAAGAAGTAGCCGTTGAGTATAAAAACGGCAAAAATTTAGATATAATCATGTATGAACCTCCAGTTTATGTTGTAATGATGGTTAGAAAAGGGTATCTGATTTCAAAATTGTCTTTTACTTTAGAAGGAACTCTAGAAGATTTTCTATATCAATATTATATAGTTAGAAAAAATTCTCCTCCGTCATATATATATACGTATGATGAAGAAAAAATTTCACAAGAAATAAGCAAGTATTTGCAAGGCTTAGGTTTAAAAAAGATTGAAAAACTTGGGAAAGGTTCGAAACTTTATGACATAGCTTTTCAAAACTTAGAAGAAGAGATCAAAAGGCAGAATGATTTAAGTTATGCTCTAAAACAAGCTAAAGAAATTCTATCTTTGAAAAAAATTCCTCACACAATAGAAGGAATAGACATATCGCATCTTCAAGGATTATATACAGTTGCTTCTTTGGTTTTTTTTGAAAATGGGAAACCTAAAAAAGAAGGATATAGAAAATATAGACTCGATGAAATTAAAGCACCAGATGATTTTGAAAGTATAAGAACAGTAATTAAAAGAAGATATCAAAAGCATGAATTACCCGATTTGCTTTTCATAGATGGAGGCAAAGGTCAAGTAAATTCCGCTGTGGAAGCGTTAAAAGAAATTGGATACTCTTTAAAAGATGTTGATGTAGTTGGTATAGCAAAAGAAGATGAAAGGATTGTTTTTCCAGGTGATTTACCAGATCTTCATTTGCCTTTGGATAATCCAGTTCTAAGGTTATTAATATATGTAAGAGATGAAACTCACAGATTTGCTATAGGATTCAATAGATCTTTAAGAAGCAAAAGATTTGAGAAAACAAAATTAGATGACATAAATGGAATTGGACCAAAAAGGAAGAAAGAACTGATAAAACATTTCGGAGGAATAAATAAAGTTAAAGAGGCTTCCACTGAAGAAATAGCAAAAGTTTTAAAAAGTGAAAAATTAGCTAAAAGAGTAAAAGAAAGTTTAGGGGGATGAATAGATTGAACAATTTCATAGAATTCGCTCAAAATTATCTAGATAAATATCAAAATTATTTAGCAGATGAATTTCAGCATTTCTTTTTTGGATCGGTTTATGATAAAAACAGTAAGTTTCCAGTTTTTACAATGTTCCTTGATAAAGAAGGCAGATATTTTAAGGTTCTGGGACCAGATATGCCAAACAAAGTGATGAGCGTATTATATCCAACTAAATACTATGAATCTGACTTTTTGGTAAAAGAATACAATGACTTAGCTAAATTTTATAATGAAATAGTTCAACCTGAACTTTATTTTGGAATAGCTCAAACACCTTTCAAGGTTTCAGCCTATAAGGTATGGGGTAATGAAAGGATAATAAAAAAACTTATCTTTTCTGAAAAGCTAAAAGGCCAACTTTTTTTATCTTTAAGTTCTTTAATAAATGAGAATACTGTCGAATTTATAATTAAACATTTCAAAAAATGGGATGAAAATATCTTTTATTTTCCCTATAAAAGTGATATTCATGTTTTATTTAAATTACCAGAAAATATAAATAGTTCTGAAACTTCTATATATATAGAATTAGGAAGAATATTAAAAGAAAAGGTGCTAAAAAAGTATGATTTTTTAGAAAATTCATACAAACTCCCTGAAATGAAAATAAAAGAACCATCTATGGCGGTTTTTAAAGTACCGGCAGAAAAAATTTTAGATGTGAATTTTAAATCAATATATCATGAATTTATCAGTAAAATTGAAAAAATAGTTCAAGAAATAAACAAATTAAATATTACTAGTTAAAAATGAGGAGAAAGAAATGAAAATAAATCTACAGGATTATGATACACAACCAAACAAGGTAAATACTAGAATCACAAAAAGAGTAAAGAAAAATAAACCTTCCTATGCTGAATTATTTTATGGAACACTAAATATAGCTTTTTCACTCATTATTATAATTGTCATTTTGATATTAAATCAGATAAAATCGATTATAAACAACTTATTAGGTCAAAACTTTCCATTAGAAACAAATTTAATCTTGTTTCTTTCTCTATTAATAATGGTTTTGGGTATATTGTTTGAAATCTATTCTGTTGAAAAAGCAAGAGATAAAAATTATTTATTAATAGCATTTATTTTATTTCTATTTGCATTATTTATGACTTTTTCAATAACTTTCATAATAATAAAGTATTCGTTAAACTGGATAGGAATACAATTATTTGGTAATACTGCAATAGGATTAAACAATTGGTTCTATCTTCCTTCTATCGTGTATTTAGGATATTCCATTTTTAACGTTTATTATTCTTTTGCACTAATGCGAAGAGAAAAACAAATCAATTCACAATAAATTTCAAATAACTTCACTAAAAAGAAATTGACAAAAGGGAAAGAGATATGGTAATATATACAACGCTGGGGGAAGGGGAAGGAAAAGCAAAGCTCATTGAAAAGTAGATAGAGGAGTAACAGAGCATAGGATGAAGGGTTTGATCCTGGCTCAGGGTAAACGCTGGCGGCGTGCGTAACACATGCAAGTCGAACGGTTAAGCTTATCTTCGGATAAGGTTAACAGTGGCGAACGGGTGAGTAAAAGGTAGGGACCAACCCCATGGACAGAGATAGCTACTGGAAACGGTAGGTAAACTCTGATAAGCCCGAGAGGGGAAAGTGGAAAGCAGCCAAGGGACGGACCTACTATCCATCAGGTAGTTGGTGAAGGTAAAGGCTCACCAAGCCGATGACGGATAACCGGTGTGAGAGCATGGACGGTCACAAGGGCACTGAGACACGGGCCCTACTCCTACGGGAGGCAGCAGTGGGGAATCTTGGACAATGGGCGAAAGCCTGATCCAGCGACGCCGCGTGAAGGAAGGAGTCCCTCGGGATGTAAACTTCTGAACTAGTCGAATAAAGAGGTAGCGGACACGCTACAAGAGAAGGTAGGCTAGGAAAAGTCCCGGCTAACTACGTGCCAGCAGCCGCGGTAAGACGTAGGGGGCGAGCGTTGCCCGGAATTACTGGGTGTAAAGGGGACGTAGGCGGTAAACCAAGTCATATGTGAAAA
Proteins encoded in this region:
- a CDS encoding DUF501 domain-containing protein, producing the protein MDSFAVSKKELTIIEYQLGRPVNNVVEVVKRCSYGYPQVIQSYPLKDNKPFPTLYWLTCPFLVEKVSKLESEQKIREFEKNIQEDNKLKIKLLLVHKQEIEKRLKLLGNKIDELPQSMTFVLKETGIGGTKNFSNLKCLHLHYASFLAGEDNPIGKMVNDDILDYECSDIRCDIRGDTKN
- a CDS encoding DUF4895 domain-containing protein, translating into MNNFIEFAQNYLDKYQNYLADEFQHFFFGSVYDKNSKFPVFTMFLDKEGRYFKVLGPDMPNKVMSVLYPTKYYESDFLVKEYNDLAKFYNEIVQPELYFGIAQTPFKVSAYKVWGNERIIKKLIFSEKLKGQLFLSLSSLINENTVEFIIKHFKKWDENIFYFPYKSDIHVLFKLPENINSSETSIYIELGRILKEKVLKKYDFLENSYKLPEMKIKEPSMAVFKVPAEKILDVNFKSIYHEFISKIEKIVQEINKLNITS
- the uvrC gene encoding excinuclease ABC subunit UvrC; this encodes MIDRSILKNLPKKPGVYLFKNSKGNPIYIGKAKNLKNRVSSYFNKKSYVGNEKTYEMMQNAENLDYIVTSNENQAFILEANLIYTHKPKYNILLKDTRTYPYILVSDEKYPKIKYVRTKKEEKGRYFGPYADVRFVKDVIEVIQSVYKVRSCDRDLLRKSKPCFLYHLGRCYGPCYNDVNESTYNASVEKVIKFLSGDINEVKDYLQKMMREYSKIKNYEKAAQMRDTLFKLESLFEEVAVEYKNGKNLDIIMYEPPVYVVMMVRKGYLISKLSFTLEGTLEDFLYQYYIVRKNSPPSYIYTYDEEKISQEISKYLQGLGLKKIEKLGKGSKLYDIAFQNLEEEIKRQNDLSYALKQAKEILSLKKIPHTIEGIDISHLQGLYTVASLVFFENGKPKKEGYRKYRLDEIKAPDDFESIRTVIKRRYQKHELPDLLFIDGGKGQVNSAVEALKEIGYSLKDVDVVGIAKEDERIVFPGDLPDLHLPLDNPVLRLLIYVRDETHRFAIGFNRSLRSKRFEKTKLDDINGIGPKRKKELIKHFGGINKVKEASTEEIAKVLKSEKLAKRVKESLGG